A window of the Lactuca sativa cultivar Salinas chromosome 5, Lsat_Salinas_v11, whole genome shotgun sequence genome harbors these coding sequences:
- the LOC111895154 gene encoding protein GLUTAMINE DUMPER 2, which yields MAVPSTFLMAPSSPVAIQRSLWHSPVPYLFGGLAAMMGLIAFALLILACSYWKLSRNIQNTEDLESGDAKPDNNKTPPVTVFEEKYLVIMAGQVTPTFLATPSSSRASSFGSSSSCGSSSVTTSEENSLTPEKERDGNSDQVQVRITENHESADQVS from the coding sequence ATGGCAGTTCCGTCGACCTTTCTCATGGCCCCATCGTCGCCGGTGGCTATTCAAAGGTCACTCTGGCACTCACCGGTTCCCTACCTCTTCGGAGGTCTTGCTGCCATGATGGGTCTCATTGCTTTTGCTCTCTTGATCCTCGCCTGCTCCTACTGGAAGCTCTCCCGGAACATACAGAACACCGAAGACCTTGAGTCCGGAGACGCTAAACCAGATAACAACAAGACGCCACCTGTTACTGTTTTTGAAGAAAAGTATCTCGTAATCATGGCTGGACAAGTGACACCCACGTTTCTGGCAACACCTAGTTCTAGCAGAGCGTCGTCGtttggtagtagtagtagttgtGGGAGCAGTTCGGTTACAACGTCTGAAGAGAACTCGTTGACTCCGGAGAAGGAAAGAGATGGGAACAGTGATCAGGTACAAGTAAGGATCACCGAGAACCATGAGTCCGCAGATCAGGTgtcttaa